A genomic stretch from Synergistaceae bacterium includes:
- a CDS encoding tryptophan-rich sensory protein translates to MESKKNVGLKIIVVVTFVAMVAVNALANILPINGINTGAVSDSYPNLFAPAGLTFSIWGVIYALLAIYVLFQLGLFRGKNADVNVILLRKTTIVFSISSLVNTAWIFSWHYKIIPLSVLLMACLLICLIVIVSSLKSQNLTTREKLLHRLPFSVYFGWITVATIANATTLLVDRGWNGLGLPESTWTVIMLAAGALIGTATVLRFRDIAYGLVLVWAYTGILIKHTSANGFSGQYTDVIITVVICLVIFVATVIYNALSQKRKQEVQQ, encoded by the coding sequence TCATCGTCGTGGTTACCTTTGTCGCAATGGTTGCTGTGAATGCGCTGGCGAACATATTGCCGATCAACGGGATTAACACGGGCGCAGTTTCCGACTCCTATCCCAATTTGTTCGCTCCGGCTGGGTTGACATTCTCGATCTGGGGTGTGATTTACGCGTTGCTGGCAATATATGTGCTGTTTCAACTTGGACTGTTCCGAGGCAAGAATGCCGATGTCAACGTGATATTACTTAGAAAAACAACCATCGTGTTCTCAATCTCATCTTTAGTCAACACTGCATGGATATTTTCATGGCACTACAAGATCATCCCCTTATCGGTGTTGCTTATGGCTTGCTTGCTAATCTGTCTGATTGTAATCGTATCTTCACTGAAATCGCAAAACTTGACCACAAGAGAAAAGTTATTGCACCGCTTGCCGTTCAGCGTCTACTTTGGCTGGATCACCGTTGCGACAATTGCAAATGCCACAACACTACTTGTGGACCGTGGTTGGAACGGCTTGGGCTTGCCTGAATCCACATGGACGGTCATTATGCTGGCGGCGGGTGCTTTGATTGGTACTGCCACTGTGCTTCGGTTTAGGGATATCGCATATGGGCTTGTGCTCGTTTGGGCGTATACTGGAATATTGATTAAGCATACTTCGGCTAACGGATTTTCCGGCCAATACACCGATGTGATCATTACGGTAGTGATCTGCCTTGTTATTTTCGTTGCAACGGTGATATACAACGCGCTATCGCAAAAACGCAAACAAGAAGTACAACAATAA